A region from the Drosophila mauritiana strain mau12 chromosome 2L, ASM438214v1, whole genome shotgun sequence genome encodes:
- the LOC117137652 gene encoding uncharacterized protein LOC117137652 — MKIIALLLLANLGIALSNKLYEEHDRLVTWRLRNIVNKYKYLATGNAEFSQWIEKVNNAATHSSFSLSMLTESDFKSYDKQRQMLEDNITQRLNTLRSLISLRKGGKRCVRFYQHQENELKNAYKLSNQRKEELYIMGWDGMECPARPVIQGYEKPLWFLASDV; from the exons ATGAAGATAATAGCACTCTTATTATTGGCTAATCTCGGTATTG CCCTAAGTAACAAGTTATATGAAGAACACGACAGGCTGGTGACGTGGAGGCTTCGAAATATTGTAAACAAGTATAAATACTTGGCCACCGGAAATGCTGAGTTCTCCCAGTGGATTGAAAAAGTAAACAACGCTGCTAC CCACAGTAGCTTTAGCCTAAGTATGCTAACAGAAAGTGACTTCAAATCATACGATAAGCAACGCCAAATGCTTGAAGATAACATTACTCAGCGCTTGAATACGCTCAGATCCCTAATATCATTAAGAAAAGGAGGCAAGAGATGTGTTCGATTCTACCAGCATCAGGAAAACGAACTTAAAAATGCCTACAAGCTCTCCAATCAGAGAAAGGAAGAGCTGTATAtaatgggatgggatgggatggaaTGCCCTGCACGACCGGTGATACAAGGATATGAAAAACCGCTCTGGTTTTTGGCGTCGGATGTCTGA